Sequence from the bacterium genome:
TCGTGAAGATCTGGATGACGCCGTTGGCGGCATCCGATCCGTACAAGGTGGTCGCGGCGCCTCCGGGGATGTACTCGATCCGTTCGATGTTCTCCAGCGGGATGTCGGCGATCGCCGATGTCTGCGTCCCCTGGTGCGCCGGTCCGGAAACGCTGAGCGAGAGCTCGGCACGGGTGTTCAGGTTGTCCACGCGGACGCCGTCCACGTAGATGACCGGCGTGCTCGAACGGCTGACCGACACCGGTCCCCGAGCGCGGATCAACGAGGTCGCGCCCGGCTGCCCGGAGGTCATCCTCACCTGTGCGGTCGGGAGCTGCGCCTGGAGCAGTTGGTCCAGCCGCGACACGGGCGCGGACTCGATCGCGGTGGACGAGATCACCTCCACGTTCGTCGAGAGGCGACGTCGCGAGATCTCCGACCCCTGACCCGTCACCACCAGCTCGTCCAGGGCCAGGGCGGTGTAGCGCAGCTCGAAGTCGACCGTTGTCGTCCCCTCACCGACCTCCACCTGGAGTCGGGCCGTGTGGTAGCCGAGACGGCTCGCCTCGATCGTGTGTCGCCCGGACGGCACCCCGGGGATGAGGAATCGGCCCGATTCGTTGGTGAGTGCGCGGAGGTTGGTCCCGACGATCCGTACCTCGGTCGCCTCGAGCAGCGCGCCCGTTTCGTCGCGTACGACGCCGGTCACGGTGCCCCGCTGCGCGGCGAGGGGTGCGGCGGCGAGGAGGAGCAAAGCGAACGCGGCGGCCGCCTGGCCCCACCGGAGCCTTCGCCACCGCCGCGCTCTCTGGTCTCCGCGCTGGTCGAGTCCGCGAATGATCGGATGGTTCGGTCGAGTCGGGCGAGAACACTGCTGACGGGTCACGGCCGGCTCCTCCGTCCGGAAGATGAACGAGAACCCCGCAGTTCGATGAACGCCGCTGCGTTGCGGTCAAGCCGACGGCGGCGCGGACTCTCCCATTCGCGTTTGATATCGAGTATACAATATGGAAGGTTGACAGGCAATGCACCCGTGGAAGTGGTTGCCCCGAAACCCGTTTGGCACCGCGGGCCCGCTTCCCTTGCTGGCACGCGGCCGTAGAGCGCGCGGGCGATGCCCTGTTCCCACCCGCCGTTCGCCGTGTCGGTCCCCTGACACGCCCGTTACGCACAGTATACAATCTTCTTGACAGGCGTGGGGACCCGCCGCATCCTCACCTTCGGCCGAGCCCGCCGGCCGCGGGCCGGCGGAGAGACGGGCTGAAACGGAAGGAGCAGCCGACGTGTTCGACCTGACCGGCCGCTGCATCGCCGTCATCGGCGCCGGAAGCGGCATCGGCGCCGCCGTCGCCGAGGCCTGCGCCCGCCAGGGCGCGACCGTGGCGTGCCTCGACATCCGGGAAGAGGAGGCCCGCGCCACGGCATCCGCGCTCGCGGCCCAGGGAGCGTCCGCCGAGGCCCTCGGCGTGGACATCCGCGACGCTGCCCAGGTGGCCGAAGTCGCCGATTCGCTGGTCCGGCGGCACGGCCGCCTCCACGGGCTGGTGTGCACGCCGGGCGTGAACGTGCGCAAGCCGATCCTGGAGTACACCCCGGAAGACCTCGAGCGGGTGGTGGAGCTCAACCTGAAGGGCACCTTCCACGTGCTCCAGGCCACCGGGCGCCTGATGCGCGAGGCCGGCGGCGGCAGCATCGTGCTCTACGCGTCCATCCGGGCCCGCGTCGTGGAGCCGGGCCAGAGCGTCTACGCGGCCACGAAGGCCGGGATCGTGCAGCTCGCCCGGACCGCGGCCGCGGAGTTCGGCCGCGCGGGTGTGCGCGTCAACGTGGTCGCGCCCGGCGTGGTGGACACGCCGCTCACCGCGCCGATCAAGGCCCACACCGATTGGTACGACGCCTACGCGGCCAAGACGGCGCTGGGCCGCTGGGCGCGACCCGAGGAGATCGCGTGGCCGACCGTGTTCCTCCTCTCGGATGCGGCGAGCTACGTGACTGGCACCGTTCTCTACGTGGACGGCGGCTGGACCGCCATCGACGGCCGCTTCCAGCCGCCCGGCATGGGCTGACGCTCCGGCCATGGTTCGGCGTCATCGCATCGCCGTCATCGCCGGCGACGGCATCGGCCCCGAGGTGATCGAGGCCGCGATCCCCCTCGTCGAGCGGGCCGCAAAGCGTGCGGGCGCGTCCATCGAATGGGAGCGCTTCCCTTGGGGCTGCGATCACTACCGCGAGACCGGGCGCATGATGCCCGCGGACGGCCTCGAGCGCCTGCGTCCGTTCGACGCGATCTTCCTCGGCGCGGTCGGCCGGCCGGACGTGCCGGACCACGTCTCCGTCTGGGAGCTGATCCTTCCCATCCGTCAGCGCTTCGACCAGTACATCAACCTGCGCCCGATGCGGCTGCTGCCGGGGGTGACCTGCCCGCTGGCGGGCCGTGGCCCGGCAGAGCTGGACATGATCTGCGTCCGCGAGAACAGCGAAGGCGAGTACGCGGGCGTGGGCCGTCGCGAGAACCGTGGCACGCCGGAGGAGCGCGCCGAGCAGACCGGCGTCTTCACGCGTCGCGGGATCGAGCGCGTGGCTCGGTTCGCGTTCGAGCTCGCGCAGCGTCGGCCGCGCAGGCTGCTGGCCAGCGCGACCAAGTCCAACGCCATGCAGTACTCGATGGTGCTGTGGGACGAGGTCGTGGCCAGCGTCGCGGAGGGGTACCCCTCGGTGAGCTGGCGATCGTACCACGTGGACGCCCTGGCCGCGCGCATGGTCACCCACCCGGAAACGCTGGACGTGATCGTCGCCTCGAACCTGTTCGGCGACATCCTCACCGACCTCGGCGCTGCGCTGACCGGCAGCCTCGGCCTCGCCCCCGGCGCGAACCTCAACCCCGAGCGCGAGTACCCGTCGATGTTCGAGCCCATCCACGGCTCGGCGCCCGACATCGCCGGTCGCGGGATCGCGAACCCGATCGGCGCGGTCTGGGCCGGCGCGCTGATGCTCCAACACCTGGGACTCGGCGACGCGCATGACCGCTTGATCGCGGCGATCGAGGCGACACTCGCCGAGACCCGCATCCGGACGCCGGACCTGGGAGGACGGGCGACGACGCGGGAGATGGCGTCCGCGATCGCGGAACGGATCTGAACGAGCGCGTTCGGCCGGCCCGGCGTCTGCGCCCGGCCGACCCGCGCCCACCGGAGTCAGGCGTCCTCGACCCCGGCGAGATCCAGGATCGCGAGGGCGAGGACGCGGGTGGCGTCGACGAGGTCGGAGACGCTGCACCACTCGTCGGGCTGGTGCGCCAGGTCCAGGATGCCGGGACCGTAGGCAACGCAGTTCTCGATCCCCGCGACGCGGGCCACGTGCTTGTGGTCGTAGGTCCCAGGGCTCGCGACCAGCGTCGCCTCGCGGCCCAGCACGTCCGCGATGGCCCGGCCCAGCGCTCCGATGACCGGTGCGCCGGGGGGCGTGCGGACCGGCTCCACCACCATGAGATCCCGGATCTCGTAGCGGAATCCCGGCAGGCGGGTCTGCAACCGGTCGAGCAGCGCCACGATCTCCTGCCGCGTGGCCTCGAAGCCCTCCTCCGGCAAGAACCGCCGGTCGAACACGGCCGTGCACCGGTCGGCGACGCACGGCGTCTGGATCCCGTCCACCGGCTGCCCGCCCTGGATGCCGTTGACGTTCAGGGTGGGTCGTCGCGCGCCGTCGGGGACCACCGGCAGCTCCGTACGCCGTCTCGCGAGCTCG
This genomic interval carries:
- a CDS encoding 3-oxoacyl-ACP reductase; the encoded protein is MFDLTGRCIAVIGAGSGIGAAVAEACARQGATVACLDIREEEARATASALAAQGASAEALGVDIRDAAQVAEVADSLVRRHGRLHGLVCTPGVNVRKPILEYTPEDLERVVELNLKGTFHVLQATGRLMREAGGGSIVLYASIRARVVEPGQSVYAATKAGIVQLARTAAAEFGRAGVRVNVVAPGVVDTPLTAPIKAHTDWYDAYAAKTALGRWARPEEIAWPTVFLLSDAASYVTGTVLYVDGGWTAIDGRFQPPGMG
- a CDS encoding tartrate dehydrogenase, with the protein product MVRRHRIAVIAGDGIGPEVIEAAIPLVERAAKRAGASIEWERFPWGCDHYRETGRMMPADGLERLRPFDAIFLGAVGRPDVPDHVSVWELILPIRQRFDQYINLRPMRLLPGVTCPLAGRGPAELDMICVRENSEGEYAGVGRRENRGTPEERAEQTGVFTRRGIERVARFAFELAQRRPRRLLASATKSNAMQYSMVLWDEVVASVAEGYPSVSWRSYHVDALAARMVTHPETLDVIVASNLFGDILTDLGAALTGSLGLAPGANLNPEREYPSMFEPIHGSAPDIAGRGIANPIGAVWAGALMLQHLGLGDAHDRLIAAIEATLAETRIRTPDLGGRATTREMASAIAERI